GGCGCACGCGCGGCGCTCGGGGCAGGCTCGCGGACCCGCCGGTTGATCGGTCACGCTCGCGAACGTCACTCGGGCCGGCATACCCGGCGTGCCGCCTCCACGCGGCGCGCGAGCGCCTTTCGCAGCGAGGCGATGTCGAAACCGAGCGTGTCGCAGATGTTGACGAAGGAGAAGGGCCAGGTGGTGTCGTTCGCGGCCACCCAGGCGACGGTCTTCGCGAATATCTGCCTGCGCCGCGGCTGGTTCGCCGTAGCGTACTGGGAGAGGATGTCGACGGCATCCTTCAGGACGGCGAGCATGAGCCGCTTCTCGCCCTGGTGCCACGCCTCGCGGGCCGGGACGTGGAATTGCGAGGGCATCACGAACTCCACCTCGACGGGCGGGCGCCCCGGGCGCCGGCGGGCGCCCGACGCCGGCTGCAGCGTCGTACCGATCGCCGCCACTTCCCCCTCCCCCACAAGCCGGGTGGTGTGAGCCTCGTGCATGTCTCGCGACCTCGCTCTCGCGCAGCGTCTCGCCACGCCGGGTCGAGAGTGGTGCAAGGCGCGTACCCTCGCGCGGGGGAGGCCGCGCCGCCGCCGCCGCCGCGCGGCCTCGTGTCACGCCGACCCGCCGGGTCGGAACGCGACACGGGCTCGGCGTGCTAGCTTAGGTACTCCGGGAGACGGCGCCGATCTTGTACTGCTCGAGCTTGCGGTAGAGCGTCTTGCGGCCGATCCCGAGCACCCGCGCGGCGAGCGTCTTGCTCCCGCCGACCGCCTCCATCACGCGCAGGACGTAGCGGCGCTCGACCTCCTCGAGCGGCGCGAGCTCGGACGGATCGTCGCCCGCGACCAGCACGTGCGAGCGCTGGAAGCCGCGGATCTTCTCCGGGAGATCGTCGAGGCCGATCGTCTCGTGCCGCGTGAGGGCGATCGCCCGCTCGATGCAGTTCTCGAGCTCGCGCACGTTGCCGGGCCAGACGTAGGCGAGCAGCCGCTCCGCGGCCTCGGGCGAGAGCCCGGTGACGCGCTTGCCGGCCTGCGCGGCGTAGCGGTCGACGAAGTGCTGCGCGAGGAGGAGCACGTCGCCGCCCCGCGCCCGCAGGGGCGGCATCTCGACGTGGATCACGTTGATCCGGAAGTAGAGATCCTCGCGGAAGCGGCCCTCCTCGACGGCCGACTCGAGGTCGCGGTTGGTCGCCGCGATCAGGTTGACGTCGAAGGGCACCTCCTCGTTGGCGCCGACCGGCCGCACGCAGCGCGTCTGGAGCGCCCGCAGGAGCTTCGCCTGGAGGGCGAGCGGCAGGTCGCCGATCTCGTCGAGGAAGAGCGCGCCCCCGTTCGCCTGCACGAAGAGCCCCCTGCGCACCGCGTGCGCGTCGGTGAAGGCGCCGCGCACGTGCCCGAAGAGCTCGCTCTCGAGCAGCGGCTCCGGGAGGGACGCGCAGTCGACGGCGACGAAGGGGCCCGCCTTCCGCCGTCCCCGCTCGTGGAGGGCGCGCGCGACGAGCTCCTTTCCGGTCCCCGTCTCGCCGGCGATCAGCACCGACGCGCTGGAGTCCGCGATGCGGTCGAGCAGCTCGTACATCCGCCGCATCGCGGGGCTGGTCCCGAGCAGGGCGCCGAAGCGGCGGGTTTCCTCGACCGCCTGGCGCAGCCGCCGTACCTCGTCGCTCAGCCTGCGGTGCTGGATCGCCCGCTCGAGCGCGAGCCCCAGGGCGTCGACCTCGAGCGGCTTGGTGACGAAGTCGTAGGCGCCGCTCCGGATCGCGGCGATCGCCGTCTGGATGCTCCCGAAGGCGGTGATCACGATCACGGGCACATCCGGGCGAGACGCGACGATGCGCTCGCAGAGCTCGAGGCCGCTCATGCCCGGCATGTTGAGGTCGGCCACGACCGCGTCGAACTCCGACGCGACGAGCGCTTCCAGTGCCGCCGGCGCCGCCGTGCGCGCCTTCACCTCGAAGCCGAGCTCGCCCAGGTCGGAGACGAGCATGTCGCACATGCTCGCATCGTCGTCGACGACGAGGACACGCCCCTTCACGAGGCGACCTCGGCGGTTCCGGGCTCGGCCGAGGCGAGGAAGATCGCGACCCGCGTCCCCCGGCCCGGCTCGCTCTCGACGTCGATCCAGCCACCGTGGTCGGTCACGATGCCGTGCGCCACGGAGAGCCCGAGGCCGGTGCCCTCGCCCACGTCCTTGGTGGTGAAGAACGGCTCGAAGATGTGCGGG
The sequence above is a segment of the Deltaproteobacteria bacterium genome. Coding sequences within it:
- a CDS encoding sigma-54-dependent Fis family transcriptional regulator, encoding MKGRVLVVDDDASMCDMLVSDLGELGFEVKARTAAPAALEALVASEFDAVVADLNMPGMSGLELCERIVASRPDVPVIVITAFGSIQTAIAAIRSGAYDFVTKPLEVDALGLALERAIQHRRLSDEVRRLRQAVEETRRFGALLGTSPAMRRMYELLDRIADSSASVLIAGETGTGKELVARALHERGRRKAGPFVAVDCASLPEPLLESELFGHVRGAFTDAHAVRRGLFVQANGGALFLDEIGDLPLALQAKLLRALQTRCVRPVGANEEVPFDVNLIAATNRDLESAVEEGRFREDLYFRINVIHVEMPPLRARGGDVLLLAQHFVDRYAAQAGKRVTGLSPEAAERLLAYVWPGNVRELENCIERAIALTRHETIGLDDLPEKIRGFQRSHVLVAGDDPSELAPLEEVERRYVLRVMEAVGGSKTLAARVLGIGRKTLYRKLEQYKIGAVSRST